The following are encoded in a window of Pongo abelii isolate AG06213 chromosome 14, NHGRI_mPonAbe1-v2.0_pri, whole genome shotgun sequence genomic DNA:
- the LOC100939255 gene encoding LOW QUALITY PROTEIN: putative protein FAM10A4 (The sequence of the model RefSeq protein was modified relative to this genomic sequence to represent the inferred CDS: inserted 2 bases in 1 codon), whose product MDPRKVNELRTFVKMCKQDLSVLHTEEMRFLREWVESMGGTATQKAESEENTKEEKPDSKKVEEDLKADEASSEESDLEIDKEGVIEPDTDAPQEMGDENAEITXEMMDQANDKKVAAIEALNDGELQKAIDLFTDAIKLTPCLAILYAKRASVFVKLQKPNAAIRDCDRAIEINPDSAQPYKRRGKAHRLLGHWEEAAHDLALACKLDYNEDASAMLKEVQPRAQKIAEHQRKYE is encoded by the exons ATGGACCCCCGCAAAGTGAACGAGCTTCGGACCTTTGTGAAAATGTGTAAGCAGGATCTGAGCGTTCTGCACACCGAGGAAATGCGCTTCCTGAGGGAGTGGGTGGAGAGCATGGGAGGTActgctactcagaaagctgaatcagaagaaaatacCAAGGAAGAAAAACCTGATAGTAAGAAGGTGGAGGAAGACTTAAAGGCAGACGAAGCATCAAGTGAGGAAAGTGATCTAGAAATTGATAAAGAAGGTGTGATTGAACCAGACACTGATGCTCCTCAAGAAATGGGAGATGAAAATGCGGAGATAAC GGAGATGATGGATCAGGCAAATGATAAAAAAGTGGCTGCTATTGAAGCCCTAAATGATGGTGAACTCCAGAAAGCCATTGACTTATTCACAGATGCCATCAAGCTGACTCCCTGCTTGGCCATTTTGTATGCCAAGAGGGCCAGTGTCTTCGTCAAATTACAGAAGCCAAATGCTGCCATCCGAGACTGTGACAGAGCCATTGAAATAAATCCTGATTCAGCTCAGCCTTACAAGAGGCGGGGGAAAGCACACAGACTTCTAGGCCACTGGGAAGAAGCAGCCCATGATCTTGCCCTTGCCTGTAAATTGGATTATAATGAAGATGCTAGTGCAATGCTGAAAGAAGTTCAACCTAGGGCACAGAAAATTGCAGAACATCAGAGAAAGTATGAGTGA